Below is a genomic region from Dyella terrae.
CCTTCCATTGCGGCGGGACCCGCGCCGATATCGAGCGTGGCCTGGTCGTGGTGGTGGAGGGCGAAGGCAGCCGCGTCGGTTTGTTCGTGGACGAGTTGATCGGGCAGCAACAGGCCGTCGTGAAGTCACTGGAAGCCCACTATCGCCGCGTGCAAGGCGTTTCCGGCGCCACGATCCTGGCGGACGGTTCGGTTGCACTGATCGTCGATATTGCGGGCCTCGTACGCATGCAGGGTCGTCGCAAGGCCGCCTGAAAGTCGGTGGCGTCCCCCGGCGCCATCGTTCAACGCAACAACAGCCGCGACAGGAAGCCGCGGCGGCCGGCCCCCGCCGGTGCATGGCAGTGCAGGGAATGAAACCGGACTCAAGCAAATCGTCCATCTTCATTCTGAAGGTTTTTCCCCCATGACGTCTCCATTGCAGTATGTCGATCGCCTTAGCCTGCGGGCCAAGGTGTGGCTGGTTGTTGCCTTCGTCATTGCCGGACTGATGGCCCTGACGGTCATGTCGTCAGTGACCAGCCGGCGCCAGCAGATCAAAGCGCGTGTCAGTTCCTTGTCGGACCAGGTGGCGACGGCCGCTGCCGTGATGCAGAGCTACTACGATCGCGCCAAGGCCGGCGAATTCAGCGAGGCCGAAGCCCAGAAGCGCGCGCTGGCGACGCTTCAGGCCATGCGCTGGCACAACGGCACCGGCTACGTGTTCGTCTTTGACGGACAGTACGTGCTGCGGATGCATCCGGTACTGGGCAAGGACGTTGGACGCAACGTGCGCGAGGACAAGGATCCGAACGGCTACCCGCTGTACCAGCAAATGCTGGCGGTCGATCGCAAGCTCGGTGGCGGCACGACGGAATACGTCTGGCCCATGCCGCCGGACAAAAAACTCGAACCGAAGCTGACCTATAGCGCCTGGTTCAAGCCATGGGACATGCACATCGGGTCCGGCGCGTACTTCGTCGATATCGATGCGCAGTTCCGCGAGGCGCTGGAGGAAGACCTGCTGGAGGCTTTCCTCGTCGCCTTCCTGGTGATTGCCGTGGTGTGGCGCTCCGTACACAGCATCCGTCTGAGCATCGGTGGCGAGCCGGCATTCGCGTTGCAGATGGCCGGGCGCATCGCTGATGGCGATCTGTGCAGCAAGGATGTCATGGCGTTTCCGCCCGGCAGCATGCTGGATGCACTGGAGCGCATGCGCGGCAAGCTGGTCGAGATCGTGGGGCAGGTGCAGCAGGGATCGCTGGTCGTGTCGACGGCCGCCGAGCAGATCTCGCGTGGCAATGACGATCTGTCCCATCGCACGCAGGAGCAGGCTTCCAGCCTCGAAGAAACTGCCGCATCCATGGAGGAAATGACCTCCGTCGTGCGCCAGAGCGCGGACAACGCCAGTCACGCCGATCAGCTGGCCCGCACGGCCCGCCAGCAGGCCGAGCGCGGCGGCGAGGTGGCCCTGCGTACCAGTGGCGCCATGCGCGATATCGAGCAGGCGAGCCGCCAGATCACCGACATCGTCCAGCTGATCGACGAGATTGCCTTCCAGACCAACCTGCTGGCGCTCAACGCAGCCGTCGAAGCGGCCCGTGCCGGCGAGCAGGGGCGTGGCTTCGCCGTGGTGGCCACGGAAGTGCGCAACCTGGCCCAGCGCAGCGCGACGGCCGCCCGCGAGATCAAGGCGCTGATTGGGGACACGGTGGAGAAGGTGCAGGTGGGTTCGGCACTGGTCGACGAATCCGGCCAGGTGCTGGCGACGATTGTCGATGGCGTCAAGCGCGTGACCGACATCGTGGCGGAGATCGCGGCGGCCAGCCAGGAGCAGTCGGGCGGCATCGACCAGGTCAATCGCGCCGTCATGCAGATGGATGAAGTGACGCAGCAGAACGCGGCGCTGGTGGAAGAAGCAGCCGCGGCGGCCCGCGCCATGCAGGAGCAGGCCGGTGTGTTGCAACGCCAGGTGGGGTACTTCCGTCTGGACGATCTGCCGGTGGGCCCGGATCGCAAATCCACCCCGGTGGCGGCTCCCGCACGGCGCGTTGCACAGGCCCGCCCGGTGGCCGTGATGGCCGATGGCTGGAACGAGTTTTAGGCCACAACCCTCAAGTTTCTTGCGAACGCGCCGATCCAGATTTCGACAGATCCAGATTTAGAACGGGCCCATGCCATCGGGCCCGACCACGAGGCGAACATGTCCGATAACACCCGGAGCGATGTGCTCCAGTCGCAGTACCTCACCGTGAACCTCGCCCACGAGGAATACGGCATCGACATCCTGGCGGTGCGCGAGATTCGCGGCTGGTCGCCGGTGACGCGCATCCCGCAGGCCCCGCATTACGTGCTGGGCGTGCTGAACCTGCGCGGCGCCATCGTGCCAGTGCTCGACCTGCGACTGCGCTTCGGCCTGGAGCGCGAGGAGTACACCCAGACGACGGTGACCGTGATCGTCACGGTGGCCGGTCGCCTGTTCGGCGTGGTGGTCGATGCCGTGTCCGACGTCATGGACGTGGCCTCCGATCGCATTCGTCCGGTGCCTGACATGGGCACCGCCGTGGATACCGAATATCTGAAGGGGCTTACGTCGGTTGCCGAACGGATGGTCCTTCTGCTCGACGTGGACAAGCTCTTGCATCCGCAAGACGCACAGATGCTGGAAGCCGCCTTGCCCGCGGCATCCGATGTAAAGGCCGTGGCCTGACAGGACCCGCAATGAAAATTCCTTCTATCAAGTTCAAGCTTCCCGCCATGACCGTCCGCAACCGCCTCCGCGGCGTGCTGGCCATGCTCGGCATCATGCTGGTCGGCGGTGCCGCGATCGGTCTCGGCAGCATGCATCTTCAGAATGAAGGCATGCGCCAGATGTACGACAACGAGCTGGTGCCGACCGAAATGGTCAGCCGCATCAGCACGCGCTCGCTGATGTCGTTCATCACCCTGGGTGAAGGTACGGCCCTGCTGGCCAAGCCGGACGCGTTGCAGCAGAAGCTCAACGAGTACGACAAGTACCAGGCCGAAATGGATGGCATCAAGAAAGAATTCGCGGCGATGCCGAAGACGGCCACCGTGCAGGCCCAGTACGACAAGTGGCGCTCGACGGATCAGGACTACGTCGATGCCAAGAACGAGCTCGTCGATGCGCTGAAGCAGAAGGATCCGGGCTCCAACGACATCCTCGAAATGCAGGTTCGCCCGCTGATGATGGAGCGCCAGGACGCCCTGGCGAAGCTGGTCGAAACGCAGCGTAACGAAGCCAAGGCCATTTTCGATGCGCAGGTGACGCGCTACGAGTGGATTCGCCTGGTGAGCCTTATCGCGCTCTTCGGCGGCCTGCTGGTGGCTGTGATTATCGCCGTCATGCTGATCCGTTCGATCGTCGGCACGCTCACCCACGCAGTGATGGTCGCCAACGAGATTGCCAACGGCAAGCTCGGCCACGAAATCAACGTGACCCGCACGGACGAACTGGGCGAGCTGCTTCAGGCCTTCCGCACGATGGACGACCGCCTCGCCGCCATCGTTGGCGAGGTGCGCCACGGCTCCAGCGCCGTCAGCACCGCCGCCCAGCAGATCGCCCGCGGCAACGACGACCTGAGTCAGCGTACGCAGGAACAGGCCTCGAGCCTGGAAGAAACCGCCTCGTCGATGGAGGAAATGACCTCTACCGTGAAGCAGAATGCCGAGAACGCCAGCCACGCCAATCAGCTTGCCCGCGGTGCCCGCGAACAGGCCGAGCGCGGCGGTGAGGTGGTCACGCAGGCCGTGGTGGCCATGCGCGAAATCAATGATTCGAGCCGCAAGATTTCCGACATCGTCAGCCTGATCGACGAAATCGCCTTCCAGACCAACCTGCTGGCATTGAACGCCGCCGTGGAAGCGGCGCGCGCCGGCGAGCAGGGCCGCGGCTTCGCCGTGGTGGCCACGGAAGTGCGTAACCTGGCGCAGCGCAGTGCTGGCGCAGCCAAGGAGATCAAGGGTCTGATCGCCGACAGTGCCGACAAGGTGCGCACCGGTACCTCGTTGGTGGACCAGTCGGGCAAGGCGCTGGCCGAGATCGTGGACAGCGTAAAGAAGGTTACCGACATCGTCGCCGAGATCGCTGCTGCCAGCCAGGAGCAGTCGGCCGGCATCGACCAGGTGAACAACGCCGTCACCCAGATGGACGAAATGACCCAGCAGAACGCCGCGCTGGTCGAAGAAGCCGCTGCCGCTGCACGCGCCATGCAGGAGCAGGCGGTTGAGCTGGCGCGCCAGGTGGACTTCTTCCGCGTGTCGAACGAGGCCGTGGTGGAGCGCAAGGTCGATTCGACCAAGGCCGAAGTCGAGGCCGTGTTCGCCGCCGTGCGCAACTCGGCGCCGGTCGCCAGGCCGCAGCGCGCGGCTGAAGCGGCTGACGCTGGCGTCTGGAAGGAGTTCTGAGTCGATGTCCGCCACGGTCAGTCGTGAAGGAAATGCCTCCGTGGCGGGCGTCAACGGGCCTGTGCTGGGCGATGCCGACTTCCGCTTTCTCCGCGAATTCGTGTTGCAACATTGCGGCATTGCGCTGAGCGAGCAGAAGCGGCAGCTGGTGCAGGGTCGTCTGTTGCGCCGCCTGCGCGCACTGAACATGAAGGATTTCGGCAGCTACTGCGACCTGCTACGTCGTGATCCGGATGGCGAAATGGGCGATCTGGCCAGCGCCATCAGCACCAACGTCACCTCGTTCTTCCGCGAATCGCATCACTACGACCTGCTGGAGAAGACGCTGATTCCGCAGTGGTTGGCGCACAAGCGCCGCCAAGGCGATCGCTTGCGCATCTGGTCGGCCGGTTGCTCGACCGGTGAAGAGCCGTATGCACTCGCGATGGTGCTGGCCGAGGCGCTCGAAAAGCATGGCGCCCCGTTTGATGCGAAGATCCTGGCGACCGATCTCTCGCCTCAGGCTTTGCAAGGCGCACGCGAAGGGGTGTATTCCCTCGACAAGATGGATGGCATCTCCGCAGAGCGTCGCCGCCGCTGGTTCCTGCGCGGCGAGGGCAGTTACGAAGGCTTGGCATGCATCCATCCGCGCCTGCGCGAGCTGGTGACGATCCAGCCGCTGAACCTCTTGCACGACTGGCCGATGGCCGGCTTGTTCGATGCGATCTTCTGCCGCAACGTGGTGATCTACTTCGACAAGCCGACCAAGGAGCGCCTCTTCAGCCGCTACGCGAAGCAGCTGGAGCCCGAAGGCTATCTGTTCCTCGGCCATTCCGAATCCATGCATGGCCTCAGTGACGATTTCGATCTGGTGGGGCGTACGGTCTACCGGAAGCGCGCGTCATGAACGAACCCGCACGTCGCCTTGGCGCGATGCCGGAGTCGGTCGAAGCGGTGATTCCCGGTTTTGAGCATGTACGTCGCTACTGGGACCCGCTGCAGAACGCGATGACGGCCAAGGTGCTGCCAGGCGAGTACTACGTCAGCGCCCAGGACGAGCTGATCGCCACG
It encodes:
- a CDS encoding chemotaxis protein CheW; translation: MSDNTRSDVLQSQYLTVNLAHEEYGIDILAVREIRGWSPVTRIPQAPHYVLGVLNLRGAIVPVLDLRLRFGLEREEYTQTTVTVIVTVAGRLFGVVVDAVSDVMDVASDRIRPVPDMGTAVDTEYLKGLTSVAERMVLLLDVDKLLHPQDAQMLEAALPAASDVKAVA
- a CDS encoding methyl-accepting chemotaxis protein, with the protein product MKIPSIKFKLPAMTVRNRLRGVLAMLGIMLVGGAAIGLGSMHLQNEGMRQMYDNELVPTEMVSRISTRSLMSFITLGEGTALLAKPDALQQKLNEYDKYQAEMDGIKKEFAAMPKTATVQAQYDKWRSTDQDYVDAKNELVDALKQKDPGSNDILEMQVRPLMMERQDALAKLVETQRNEAKAIFDAQVTRYEWIRLVSLIALFGGLLVAVIIAVMLIRSIVGTLTHAVMVANEIANGKLGHEINVTRTDELGELLQAFRTMDDRLAAIVGEVRHGSSAVSTAAQQIARGNDDLSQRTQEQASSLEETASSMEEMTSTVKQNAENASHANQLARGAREQAERGGEVVTQAVVAMREINDSSRKISDIVSLIDEIAFQTNLLALNAAVEAARAGEQGRGFAVVATEVRNLAQRSAGAAKEIKGLIADSADKVRTGTSLVDQSGKALAEIVDSVKKVTDIVAEIAAASQEQSAGIDQVNNAVTQMDEMTQQNAALVEEAAAAARAMQEQAVELARQVDFFRVSNEAVVERKVDSTKAEVEAVFAAVRNSAPVARPQRAAEAADAGVWKEF
- a CDS encoding CheR family methyltransferase, which gives rise to MSATVSREGNASVAGVNGPVLGDADFRFLREFVLQHCGIALSEQKRQLVQGRLLRRLRALNMKDFGSYCDLLRRDPDGEMGDLASAISTNVTSFFRESHHYDLLEKTLIPQWLAHKRRQGDRLRIWSAGCSTGEEPYALAMVLAEALEKHGAPFDAKILATDLSPQALQGAREGVYSLDKMDGISAERRRRWFLRGEGSYEGLACIHPRLRELVTIQPLNLLHDWPMAGLFDAIFCRNVVIYFDKPTKERLFSRYAKQLEPEGYLFLGHSESMHGLSDDFDLVGRTVYRKRAS
- a CDS encoding methyl-accepting chemotaxis protein; this translates as MTSPLQYVDRLSLRAKVWLVVAFVIAGLMALTVMSSVTSRRQQIKARVSSLSDQVATAAAVMQSYYDRAKAGEFSEAEAQKRALATLQAMRWHNGTGYVFVFDGQYVLRMHPVLGKDVGRNVREDKDPNGYPLYQQMLAVDRKLGGGTTEYVWPMPPDKKLEPKLTYSAWFKPWDMHIGSGAYFVDIDAQFREALEEDLLEAFLVAFLVIAVVWRSVHSIRLSIGGEPAFALQMAGRIADGDLCSKDVMAFPPGSMLDALERMRGKLVEIVGQVQQGSLVVSTAAEQISRGNDDLSHRTQEQASSLEETAASMEEMTSVVRQSADNASHADQLARTARQQAERGGEVALRTSGAMRDIEQASRQITDIVQLIDEIAFQTNLLALNAAVEAARAGEQGRGFAVVATEVRNLAQRSATAAREIKALIGDTVEKVQVGSALVDESGQVLATIVDGVKRVTDIVAEIAAASQEQSGGIDQVNRAVMQMDEVTQQNAALVEEAAAAARAMQEQAGVLQRQVGYFRLDDLPVGPDRKSTPVAAPARRVAQARPVAVMADGWNEF